A portion of the Rhizoctonia solani chromosome 6, complete sequence genome contains these proteins:
- a CDS encoding C2H2 zinc finger, giving the protein MAEALLIILALDYALQVPLPLVLASVLRKASRDLVHSSKFVIGITRKLVGARVNQPNSNIKKPLNKTEQITTHNDLKLNKGHEPISAVEGQAQSSPKPKSNHRGFLRAPVSKGPPNTCRVHKNSVVGCATFFDHNNYEYKLLCHGELYFRPKGTHMFRNGPVVPKTPGNLFAVKLDNTGSNVVTFCFGPGSRALGEVNGYAEFRPVRTRIASSQEAHGLEYVPGQGCVFDWVYGTCPSSEYPWDYNRLYDVGWMHSSPTTEEQFISSEEAPAEQCALFADHSHSTLWQSLEGLDLDIVNRSPMLDNLGGEIQVGLAHVELNDRVYQHANNAQLLPSSSGAPPSLPVPLTPIHHSAAWTSTDSPAASKSVLRRTCTICNRVLRRPSALTIHMNAHLGVKPFKCHDCDYSSTNITNLQRHQQTKHTNGGK; this is encoded by the exons ATGGCAGAAGCCCTCCTTATCATATTGGCTCTCGATTACGCACTCCAGGTCCCATTACCCCTAGTTCTAGCATCTGTTCTTCGGAAAGCCAGCAGGGACCTTGTTCATTCCTCCAAGTTTGTAATCGGGATCACGAG GAAACTCGTGGGAGCTCGTGTAAATCAGCCAAACAGCAATATCAAGAAACCTCTTAACAAGACTGAACAAATTA CGACGCACAACGATCTCAAGCTAAACAAGGGACATGAACCCATTAGTGCTGTGGAAGGACAAGCACAATCTTCTCCTAAGCCCAAGAGTAATCATCGTGGTTTCCTACGCGCA CCTGTATCCAAGGGTCCCCCTAACACCTGCCGGGTTCATAAGAATAGTGTTGTAGGATGTGCAA ccttcTTCGACCATAACAATTACGAATACAAGTTGCTCTGTCATGGGGAGCTCTACTTCCGTCCCAAAGGCACACACATGTTCCGCAACGGTCCCGTTGTACCCAAAACCCCCGGCAATTTGTTCGCCGTAAAGCTCGATAATACAGGATCAAACGTCGTTACTTTCTGCTTTGGGCCTGGCTCTAGAGCACTTGGTGAAGTCAATGGCTATGCTGAGTTTCGCCCAGTGCGAACTCGCATAGCTTCAAGTCAAGAAGCACACGGCCTCGAATATGTCCCAGGACAGGGATGTGTGTTCGACTGGGTATACGGAACTTGCCCTTCATCAGAGTATCCATGGGACTATAACCGACTATACGATGTAGGTTGGATGCATTCCAGCCCCACCACGGAGGAGCAGTTCATTTCCAGTGAAGAGGCTCCCGCGGAACAGTGCGCTCTGTTTGCCGACCACTCTCACAGCACCCTGTGGCAATCTCTCGAGGGTCTCGATCTAGACATAGTCAATCGGTCTCCTATGCTCGATAACCTTGGTGGTGAAATTCAAGTCGGTCTCGCCCACGTGGAACTCAATGACCGTGTTTATCAACACGCCAACAACGCACAGCTACTTCCGTCTTCATCTGGGGCTCCGCCTAGTCTTCCAGTTCCGCTCACCCCTATTCACCATTCCGCGGCTTGGACAAGTACTGATTCTCCGGCGGCAAGCAAGTCGGTCCTTCGCCGAACTTGCACCATCTGCAACCGTGTTCTACGGCGCCCAAGTGCATTAACT ATTCATATGAACGCTCATTTGGGGGTCAAGC CATTCAAATGCCACGACTGTGACTATAGCTCCACAAATATCACAAACCTTCAGCGACACCAGCAGACGAAGCACACAAACGGAGGAAAGTAG
- a CDS encoding Fungal specific transcription factor domain, giving the protein MAPGPIGTSCLTCKRRAQDSHKKCDRRKPICERCSKGGYECLGYDHNISAGYTDADDEPLPLNRLQSESSSSLSSPHSSGSGIGSNEFLILDDAMGARSIYGVRETTQHLIQPNTAHIPQENLFDTAPPYYANVVAHGDPPPTRPKHQPTMPITTSPHITNTAISQVIDLSTDHLLFALASQIPQGVPLPPDIRDTAEYVMSSLERVLGVTYFKPHGKQLGRFLGQTAWRLSTCNFARQGLLIYAKIRDSILEGSDSGNESTFARWIEGHEQRLSTGLNQSLTPYELHERHQDLLEVFYIKIGIFNATTTYRLLCHLAPSFLETVYSDPTLWSTQQDPSLVSIAHLLSSSRYGPANYMLMDVVASMIYGVPHIMQYNADVEPFHTQPHSAEWMNCFPGEFLILLAKINICRDQGSVVDDWLDIERRLVSWEPRPKFEPEGLDSSKSVAWLALQETWRHTLLIYLYLVLYGVPTDDSRIQTSIRQIFQILGVIRRQNPPIANVHFFAQYLVVSGF; this is encoded by the exons ATGGCGCCGGGACCTATCGGAACGAGCTGTTTGACATGCAAGCGTCG TGCGCAAGATAGCCACAAGAAGTGCGACCGACGGAAACCGATTTGCGAACGATGTTCAAAGGGAGGCTATGAATGTCTAGGATATGACCACAATATATCGGCTGGATACACCGATGCCGATGATGAGCCTTTGCCGTTGAACCGCCTCCAATCGGAATCATCCAGTTCGTTATCCTCACCTCACAGTAGCGGCAGCGGCATTGGGAGCAATGAATTCCTTATT TTGGACGATGCGATGGGTGCTCGAAGTATCTATGGCGTGCGCGAAACAACCCAGCATCTCATTCAACCGAACACGGCACACATACCACAGGAGAATCTTTTTGACACGGCTCCGCCGTACTATGCAAATGTTGTAGCTCACGGGGATCCTCCTCCCACGCGACCTAAGCACCAACCTACTATGCCTATAACAACATCACCACATATCACAAATACTGCTATTTCCCAAGTAATCGACCTCTCCACAGATCATTTGTTATTTGCACTCGCTTCTCAGATACCCCAAGGAGTTCCACTACCGCCTGACATACGAGACACGGCAGAATACGTAATGTCGAGCT TGGAGCGTGTGCTGGGCGTTACATATTTTAAACCTCATGGGAAACAATTAGGAAGATTCCTTGGACAAACAGCATGGCGATTATCAACATGTAACTTTGCTCGTCAAGGCCTGCTCATATATGCCAAGATCCGTGACTCGATTCTGGAGGGCAGTGATTCTGGAAACGAGAGCACGTTTGCTCGTTGGATCGAAGGGCATGAGCAAAGGCTGTCTACTGGTCTCAATCAGTCATTGACTCCCTACGAACTCCATGAGCGACACCAAGATCTCCTGGAA GTATTCTACATCAAGATTGGTATCTTCAATGCCACTACCACTTATCGACTACTGTGCCATCTTGCGCCAAGCTTTCTTGAAACGGTCTATTCCGATCCAACACTATGGTCGACGCAGCAGGACCCCTCCTTGGTTTCCATCGCGCATTTGCTCTCCTCCTCCCGTTATGGGCCAGCAAACTACATGCTCATGGATGTCGTGGCTTCTATGATATACGGAGTCCCTCACATCATGCAGTACAATGCGGACGTCGAGCCTTTCCATACCCAACCCCACTCTGCGGAATGGATGAACTGCTTTCCTGGCGAATTTCTGATACTGCTTGCCAAAATCAATATCTGCCGGGACCAAGGATCTGTAGTTGATGATTGGTTAGACATTGAACGACGATTAGTTTCCTGGGAACCTCGGCCCAAGTTCGAGCCGGAGGGATTAGATTCCTCTAAATCAGTTGCATGGCTGGCGCTCCAAGAGACCTGGAGGCATACGCTGCTCATATACTTGTACTTG GTTCTATACGGCGTCCCTACCGATGACTCACGAATACAGACCTCAATACGTCAAATATTTCAGATCCTTGGAGTCATCCGGCGACAGAACCCACCTATCGCAAATGTCCATTTCTTTGCTCAGTATCTAGTAGTGAGTGGTTTTTAA
- a CDS encoding C2H2 zinc finger: MEENHYYYFDTPRGSYYFDNRRNLYSESDGWMGTCSLDLDSNTPFPHFCIGDAKYWFHNGLWVLGSDDMLYPVELSMESKDNVTNILDGSGVPNPAFAAAGDPSWAGLERPETQDLDSFLSSLDSSRAEDNIGKVFPKGVTAHDPSTEKFISAEANICEPDHTSDLSVLPSQGIKDLIYFEYPQLLAFDKTPAPEDCTSVTQPHLSLRPQFDSGPALVAMSVSDTCALASKEIAKANAPELNSYSLQRALQGNPLITFSPNTQLAIPPCISYPTAGDTVPNDTSLFAASSPPSDVPATCVSQDRVAKLLKAPAVRHVVKKRKGVKHRRCPVRSKVFRRPPSLVEHIRVHTGEKPYGCPFMGCTVAFATKQNMKRHFLGHQAGPLENYTPYVGSMLISSFIFG, from the exons ATGGAAGAGAATCACT ACTACTACTTCGACACCCCGAGGGGCTCCTACTACTTTGACAACCGCCGTAACTTGTATTCGGAAAGTGACGGCTGGATGGGCACTTGCTCACTCGACCTAGACTCGAATACTCCCTTCCCTCACTTCTGCATTGGTGATGCGAAATACTGGTTCCATAACGGCCTCTGGGTCCTCGGGTCTGACGATATGCTCTACCCTGTTGAGTTGTCGATGGAAAGCAAGGACAATGTGACAAACATACTGGACGGCTCTGGTGTCCCGAACCCAGCCTTCGCGGCTGCTGGTGACCCGAGTTGGGCGGGGCTGGAACGTCCTGAAACTCAGGATCTCGACA GTTTTCTGTCGTCTCTTGATAGCTCGAGGGCCGAGGACAACATTGGGAAAGTATTCCCAAAAGGTGTTACCGCACATGACCCCTCGACAGAAAAATTCATAAGCGCAGAAGCCAACATTTGTGAGCCGGACCACACGTCCGACTTGTCAGTGCTCCCATCGCAAGGAATCAAAGATCTGATTTATTTCGAGTATCCACAATTGCTGGCTTTTGACAAGACGCCAGCGCCCGAGGATTGCACCTCCGTCACGCAGCCTCACTTGAGCCTCAGACCTCAGTTTGACTCTGGCCCCGCTCTGGTAGCTATGTCAGTCTCCGACACATGCGCCCTTGCATCCAAGGAAATAGCGAAAGCTAACGCACCGGAACTCAACTCATACTCACTTCAACGAGCGCTTCAAGGTAACCCTCTCATTACTTTTTCACCAAACACGCAACTCGCTATCCCGCCTTGCATCTCTTACCCTACTGCTGGTGATACGGTACCCAATGATACGTCATTGTTCGCTGCGAGTAGCCCTCCCTCGGACGTACCAGCCACTTGTGTATCACAAGACCGTGTTGCCAAGCTCCTAAAAGCGCCCGCTGTGCGCCATGTAGTAAAGAAACGCAAAGGAGTAAAGCATCGGCGCTGCCCTGTTCGCAGTAAGGTCTTCCGCAGACCACCTAGCTTAGTC GAGCACATCCGTGTCCACACCGGCGAAAAGC CGTACGGATGCCCATTTATGGGGTGTACTGTCGCATTCGCCACCAAGCAGAACATGAAGCGACACTTCCTTGGGCACCAAGCCGGCCCACTGGAGAACTACACCCCTTATGTAGGCTCTATGCTTATTTCAAGCTTTATCTTCGGTTAA